From Paraburkholderia sabiae, a single genomic window includes:
- the xdhB gene encoding xanthine dehydrogenase molybdopterin binding subunit yields the protein MNQQAEPFLKDAKELADFTQVHVSRPHESAHLHVSGRATYTDDIPELAGTLHAALGLSPKAHAKIVSMSFDKVRATPGVVAVFTADDIPGHNDCAPIVKGDDPILADGIVQYVGQPMFIVVATSHDAARLGARRADIEFEELPAVLTAQQARAANQSVIPPMKLARGDAASKLQHAAHREAGEMLLGGQEQFYLEGQISYAVPKDDDGMHVWCSTQHPTEMQHLVSHMLGVHSHNVLVECRRMGGGFGGKESQSGLFACCASLAAWKLLCPVKLRPDRDDDMMVTGKRHDFHYTYDVGYDDEGLIEGVSVDMTSRCGFSADLSGPVLTRAVCHFDNAYFLSDVAIDGFCGKTNTQSNTAFRGFGGPQGAFAIEYIMDDVARSLGKDSLDVRRRNLYGKTERNQTPYGQVVEDNVIHELIDELEATSDYRKRRAEVLEFNRNNQVLKKGLALTPVKFGIAFNVTHFNQAGALVHIYTDGSVLVNHGGTEMGQGLNTKVAQVVAHELGVSFSRVRVTATDTSKVANTSATAASTGSDLNGKAAQDAARQLRERLAAFAADKFGAGEVAPTQVRFAGDCVLVGDAIVPFEEVIAKAYLARVQLWSDGFYATPKLYWDQAKLQGRPFFYYSYGAAVSEVVIDTLTGEMRVLRADALHDVGASLNPAIDVGQVEGGFIQGMGWLTTEELWWNAGGKLMTHAPSTYKIPTVNDTPPDFRVRLFKNRNAEDSIHRSKATGEPPLLLPFSVFFAIRDAVAAVGDYKVNPPLNAPATGEEILKAIRAVRAAA from the coding sequence ATGAACCAGCAAGCCGAACCGTTCCTCAAAGACGCGAAGGAACTCGCCGACTTCACGCAAGTGCACGTGTCGCGTCCGCACGAATCCGCGCATCTGCATGTGAGCGGCCGCGCCACTTACACCGACGACATCCCCGAACTCGCGGGCACGCTGCACGCGGCGCTCGGCCTGTCGCCGAAAGCGCACGCAAAGATCGTGTCGATGTCGTTCGACAAGGTGCGCGCGACGCCCGGCGTCGTCGCCGTCTTCACCGCGGACGACATTCCCGGCCACAACGACTGCGCGCCCATCGTCAAAGGCGACGATCCGATTCTCGCCGACGGCATCGTCCAGTATGTCGGCCAGCCGATGTTCATCGTCGTCGCGACGTCGCACGATGCAGCGCGTCTCGGCGCGCGTCGCGCGGACATCGAATTCGAGGAACTGCCTGCCGTGCTGACGGCGCAGCAGGCGCGTGCCGCGAACCAGAGCGTCATCCCGCCGATGAAGCTCGCGCGCGGCGATGCCGCGTCGAAACTGCAGCACGCGGCGCATCGCGAAGCGGGCGAAATGCTGCTTGGCGGCCAGGAGCAGTTCTATCTGGAAGGACAGATTTCGTACGCGGTGCCGAAGGACGACGACGGCATGCACGTCTGGTGCTCGACGCAGCACCCGACTGAAATGCAGCATCTCGTTTCGCACATGCTGGGCGTGCATTCGCACAACGTGCTGGTCGAATGCCGGCGGATGGGCGGCGGCTTCGGCGGCAAAGAATCGCAATCGGGCCTGTTCGCATGCTGCGCGTCGCTGGCCGCGTGGAAGCTGCTGTGTCCCGTGAAGCTGCGCCCGGACCGCGACGACGACATGATGGTCACCGGCAAGCGCCACGATTTCCACTACACGTACGACGTCGGCTACGACGACGAAGGTTTGATCGAAGGCGTGTCCGTCGACATGACCTCGCGCTGCGGCTTTTCCGCCGACCTGTCCGGTCCCGTGTTGACGCGCGCCGTGTGCCACTTCGATAACGCGTACTTCCTGTCGGACGTGGCGATCGACGGCTTCTGCGGCAAGACGAATACGCAGTCGAACACGGCGTTTCGCGGTTTCGGCGGCCCGCAAGGCGCGTTCGCGATCGAGTACATCATGGACGACGTCGCGCGTTCGCTCGGCAAGGATTCGCTCGACGTGCGCCGCCGCAACCTGTACGGCAAGACGGAACGCAACCAGACGCCGTATGGTCAGGTCGTCGAAGACAACGTGATTCACGAACTGATCGACGAACTCGAAGCGACGAGCGATTACCGCAAGCGCCGCGCCGAAGTGCTCGAATTCAACCGCAACAACCAGGTGCTGAAAAAGGGTCTCGCGCTCACGCCCGTCAAGTTCGGCATCGCGTTCAACGTCACGCACTTCAATCAGGCAGGCGCGCTCGTTCATATCTATACCGATGGCTCAGTGCTCGTGAATCACGGCGGCACGGAAATGGGCCAGGGCTTGAACACGAAGGTCGCGCAGGTCGTTGCGCATGAACTCGGCGTGAGCTTCAGCCGCGTACGCGTGACGGCGACGGATACGTCGAAGGTCGCGAATACGTCGGCGACGGCGGCATCGACGGGTTCGGACCTGAACGGCAAGGCCGCGCAGGACGCCGCGCGTCAGTTGCGCGAGCGCCTCGCCGCGTTCGCCGCCGACAAGTTCGGCGCAGGTGAAGTCGCGCCGACACAGGTGCGCTTCGCGGGCGACTGCGTGCTGGTCGGCGATGCCATCGTGCCGTTCGAGGAAGTGATCGCGAAGGCGTATCTCGCGCGCGTGCAGTTGTGGTCCGATGGTTTTTACGCGACGCCGAAGCTCTACTGGGATCAGGCGAAGCTGCAGGGCCGGCCGTTCTTCTACTACTCGTACGGCGCGGCTGTGTCGGAAGTCGTGATCGATACGTTGACGGGCGAAATGCGCGTGCTGCGCGCGGATGCGCTGCATGACGTGGGCGCGTCGCTGAATCCTGCCATTGACGTCGGTCAGGTCGAAGGCGGTTTCATTCAGGGCATGGGCTGGCTGACGACGGAAGAGCTGTGGTGGAACGCGGGCGGCAAGCTGATGACGCACGCGCCGTCCACCTACAAGATTCCGACCGTCAACGACACGCCGCCCGATTTCCGCGTGCGCCTGTTCAAGAACCGCAACGCGGAAGACAGCATCCATCGCTCGAAGGCGACGGGCGAGCCGCCGCTGTTGCTGCCGTTCTCGGTGTTCTTCGCGATCCGCGACGCAGTAGCTGCCGTCGGCGATTACAAGGTGAATCCGCCGCTGAACGCGCCCGCGACGGGCGAAGAAATTCTCAAGGCGATTCGCGCGGTGCGCGCCGCCGCCTGA
- the xdhA gene encoding xanthine dehydrogenase small subunit yields the protein MSQPIRFYHRNAIREITDAPVTRTVLQYLREDARCTGTKEGCAEGDCGACTVVVGERNDNGGVSFKAVNACIQFLPTLDGKALFTVEDLRQPDGSLHPVQEAMVECHGSQCGFCTPGFVMSMWSMYEKHGHEHACANKTVPNRADIANALTGNLCRCTGYRPIIEAAERMFQLPAPKAPVDVKALAQKLATLERGDTFHYEHNGQQFDAPRTVAALAQIKAAAPNTRILAGSTDIGLWVTKMMRDLGHIVYVGQIAEMQKIDVTEDWISIGAGVTVERAYAELAKQYPELTEMWQRFASLPIRNAGTLGGNVANGSPIGDSMPGLIALGARVVLRGKDVERELPLEDLYLAYQKKDMAEHEFVVGLKVPARNAARKNFQFRTYKISKRFDSDISAVCAAFSFIADGEAIREPRIAFGGMAATPKRATHAEAALADNDWHEATAQIAMLALAKDYQPLSDMRATSDYRLETAKNTLYRFWLETRPNNPLQKGALDVRAVLAAGAEASEA from the coding sequence ATGAGCCAGCCGATCCGCTTCTACCATCGCAACGCGATCCGTGAAATCACCGACGCGCCCGTCACCCGCACCGTTCTCCAATACCTGCGCGAAGACGCGCGCTGCACAGGCACCAAGGAAGGCTGCGCTGAAGGCGACTGCGGCGCGTGCACGGTCGTGGTCGGCGAGCGCAACGACAATGGCGGCGTCAGCTTCAAGGCGGTCAACGCGTGCATCCAGTTTCTGCCGACGCTCGACGGCAAGGCGCTCTTCACCGTCGAAGACCTGCGCCAGCCGGACGGCAGCCTCCATCCCGTGCAGGAAGCGATGGTCGAGTGCCACGGCTCGCAATGCGGCTTCTGCACGCCGGGCTTCGTGATGTCGATGTGGTCGATGTACGAGAAGCACGGCCACGAGCATGCGTGCGCGAACAAGACTGTGCCGAACCGCGCCGACATCGCCAACGCGCTGACGGGCAATCTGTGCCGCTGCACGGGCTATCGGCCGATCATCGAGGCGGCCGAGCGCATGTTCCAGCTGCCCGCGCCGAAAGCGCCCGTCGACGTGAAGGCGCTCGCGCAGAAACTCGCGACGCTCGAACGCGGCGACACCTTCCACTACGAACACAACGGCCAGCAGTTCGACGCGCCGCGCACCGTCGCCGCGCTCGCGCAGATCAAGGCCGCGGCGCCGAACACGCGGATTCTCGCGGGCAGCACCGACATCGGCCTGTGGGTCACGAAGATGATGCGCGACCTCGGTCATATCGTGTACGTCGGCCAGATCGCCGAGATGCAGAAGATCGACGTCACGGAAGACTGGATCTCGATTGGCGCGGGCGTGACCGTCGAGCGCGCGTACGCCGAACTGGCGAAGCAATATCCCGAACTGACCGAGATGTGGCAGCGCTTCGCATCGCTGCCGATCCGCAACGCAGGCACGCTCGGCGGCAATGTCGCGAACGGCTCGCCGATCGGCGATTCGATGCCGGGCCTGATCGCGCTTGGCGCACGCGTCGTGTTGCGCGGCAAGGACGTCGAACGCGAGCTGCCGCTCGAAGACCTGTACCTCGCGTATCAGAAGAAGGACATGGCCGAGCACGAGTTCGTCGTCGGCCTGAAGGTGCCCGCGCGCAACGCAGCGCGCAAGAACTTCCAGTTCCGCACATACAAGATTTCGAAGCGCTTCGACTCGGATATTTCGGCCGTGTGCGCCGCGTTCTCGTTCATCGCCGATGGCGAAGCGATCCGCGAGCCGCGCATCGCGTTCGGCGGGATGGCCGCGACGCCGAAGCGCGCGACGCATGCCGAAGCCGCGCTCGCCGACAACGACTGGCACGAAGCCACCGCGCAGATCGCGATGCTCGCGCTCGCGAAGGACTATCAGCCGCTGTCCGACATGCGCGCCACCAGCGACTACCGCCTCGAAACCGCGAAGAACACGCTGTATCGCTTCTGGCTCGAAACGCGCCCGAACAATCCGCTGCAAAAGGGCGCGCTCGATGTGCGCGCCGTGCTGGCAGCGGGCGCGGAAGCGTCGGAAGCCTGA
- a CDS encoding MFS transporter: MSADSATPRSEFATTLQIIPVVFFTFLCYLTIGIPLAVLPGYVHDDLGYSAVIAGLAISVQYFATLASRPLAGRSADTLGPKKTVTIGLIGCGVSGVLLLLAVLLGRWATLSLSLLVVSRLVLGFGESLCGTGAILWGIGRVGTSNNARVISWNGIATYGALAIGAPVGVWISHSVGFFALGVVVIALAALGYTLAQRIGAVPVVHGERMSYRSVFTRVLPHGIGLALGSAGFGSIATFITLFYAARHWPNAALSLTVFGTLFIGARLLFANTIKTYGGFRVAIASFSFECFGLLLLWLAPEPHVALAGAALTGFGFALVFPALGVEAVGLVPPASRGAALSAYSVFLDLSLGITGPLAGYIAGEFGYGSVFLFAAVAAAAAVALSTMLYLRNARTPNAPAAA; encoded by the coding sequence ATGTCCGCCGACTCCGCTACGCCGCGCAGCGAATTTGCGACCACTTTGCAGATCATTCCGGTCGTTTTCTTCACGTTTCTTTGTTACCTGACGATCGGCATTCCGCTTGCCGTGCTGCCGGGTTACGTCCACGACGACCTGGGCTACAGCGCCGTGATCGCGGGTCTCGCGATCAGCGTCCAGTATTTCGCGACGCTGGCATCGCGCCCGCTCGCGGGCCGTTCAGCGGACACGCTCGGGCCGAAGAAGACAGTGACGATTGGCCTCATCGGCTGCGGCGTGAGTGGCGTGCTGTTGCTGCTGGCCGTGTTGCTTGGCCGCTGGGCGACGTTGAGTCTGAGTCTGCTGGTGGTGAGCCGTCTCGTGCTCGGCTTCGGCGAAAGCCTGTGCGGCACGGGGGCGATCCTGTGGGGCATCGGGCGCGTCGGCACATCGAACAATGCGCGGGTGATCTCGTGGAACGGCATCGCGACGTATGGCGCGCTTGCGATCGGCGCGCCTGTCGGTGTATGGATTTCGCATAGCGTTGGTTTTTTCGCGCTTGGGGTTGTTGTGATTGCGCTGGCGGCTCTCGGTTACACGCTTGCTCAGCGGATCGGAGCAGTGCCTGTCGTGCACGGTGAGCGGATGTCGTATCGCAGCGTGTTCACGCGCGTGTTGCCGCATGGCATCGGGCTGGCGCTCGGCTCGGCGGGCTTCGGCTCGATCGCGACGTTCATCACGCTGTTTTATGCGGCGCGGCATTGGCCCAATGCGGCGTTGTCGTTGACGGTGTTCGGTACGCTGTTTATCGGTGCGCGGCTGCTGTTTGCTAACACGATCAAGACGTATGGTGGGTTTCGCGTCGCGATTGCTTCGTTCTCTTTCGAATGTTTCGGGTTGCTGTTGTTGTGGCTTGCGCCTGAGCCTCATGTTGCGCTTGCTGGCGCTGCGTTGACCGGGTTTGGGTTTGCTTTGGTGTTTCCTGCACTTGGCGTTGAGGCTGTTGGGCTTGTGCCGCCTGCTAGCCGTGGCGCGGCTTTGTCCGCCTATTCCGTTTTTCTCGATCTGTCGCTCGGGATTACCGGGCCGCTGGCCGGTTATATTGCCGGTGAGTTTGGTTACGGGTCGGTGTTCCTGTTTGCCGCTGTTGCTGCTGCCGCTGCTGTTGCTCTGTCGACCATGCTTTATTTGCGCAATGCGCGGACGCCTAATGCGCCTGCGGCGGCTTAA
- a CDS encoding pyridoxal-phosphate-dependent aminotransferase family protein: MTITTSNVVPCPEVESLDAILPEEPLLMMGAGPVPIPAAVAKANAIVINHLGNTMAKVVGQVKTMARYVFQTNSKWVLGVAGPGSAAMEMAISNLAWTGTRVLSIKNGFFSARMAEMGRRVGADVSLLEVGDRAVATLEEVEEAIRRTRPEIVTIVQGETSNTVWNYHLKDIAALAKKAGALVVVDAVCTLSTMPLDMDAWGIDAVITGGQKGLSSIPGVSLIAFSDAAWERVKGRKDASPHWCLDASLAENFWHNAGYHYTAPVSGVLALHEALRLVCAETLEKRFARHLKCSLALQAGISAMGLQLYAPEACRLNSVVGIEVPTGSGSALTPADICGHISRYHQVEISGSFGLPIVRIGQMGEQARAHNLFRTLHAFGRTMSELGVGVDLPAGVAALERALAAGRE; encoded by the coding sequence ATGACCATTACAACGTCCAACGTCGTTCCTTGTCCTGAAGTCGAATCGCTCGATGCGATTCTTCCCGAAGAACCGCTCCTGATGATGGGTGCCGGCCCCGTGCCGATTCCCGCCGCCGTCGCGAAGGCGAATGCGATCGTCATCAACCATCTGGGCAACACGATGGCCAAGGTGGTCGGACAGGTGAAGACGATGGCCCGCTACGTGTTCCAGACGAACTCGAAGTGGGTGTTGGGCGTCGCCGGCCCGGGCTCGGCGGCGATGGAAATGGCGATCTCCAATCTCGCGTGGACGGGCACGCGCGTGCTGAGCATCAAGAACGGCTTCTTCAGCGCGCGGATGGCGGAGATGGGACGACGCGTTGGCGCGGACGTGTCGCTGCTCGAAGTCGGCGACCGCGCGGTCGCGACGCTAGAGGAGGTAGAAGAAGCGATCCGCCGCACGCGTCCCGAGATCGTGACGATCGTGCAGGGCGAGACGTCGAACACCGTCTGGAACTATCACCTGAAGGACATTGCTGCGCTGGCGAAGAAGGCGGGCGCGCTGGTCGTCGTGGATGCCGTGTGCACGCTGTCGACGATGCCGCTCGACATGGACGCGTGGGGCATCGATGCCGTGATCACGGGCGGGCAGAAGGGATTGTCGTCGATTCCGGGCGTGTCGCTGATTGCGTTTTCGGATGCGGCTTGGGAGCGCGTGAAGGGGCGCAAGGATGCGAGTCCGCACTGGTGCCTGGATGCGTCACTTGCCGAGAACTTCTGGCACAACGCGGGGTATCACTACACGGCGCCCGTGTCGGGCGTGCTCGCGTTGCACGAGGCGCTGCGGCTCGTGTGCGCGGAGACGCTGGAGAAGCGCTTCGCGCGGCATCTGAAGTGCTCGCTTGCGTTGCAGGCTGGGATCAGTGCGATGGGGTTGCAGTTGTATGCGCCTGAGGCGTGTCGGTTGAATTCCGTTGTGGGGATCGAGGTGCCTACGGGATCTGGTTCTGCGCTGACGCCTGCGGATATCTGCGGGCATATCTCGCGGTATCACCAGGTCGAGATTTCAGGATCGTTCGGGCTGCCGATCGTGCGTATCGGGCAGATGGGCGAGCAGGCTCGCGCTCATAATCTTTTTCGTACGCTGCATGCGTTTGGGCGGACTATGTCTGAGCTTGGGGTAGGGGTGGATTTGCCAGCTGGCGTGGCGGCTTTGGAGCGGGCTTTGGCCGCTGGTAGAGAGTAG
- a CDS encoding bifunctional aspartate transaminase/aspartate 4-decarboxylase: MAKDKGNDKAALQALSPFELKDELIKAAGGGAVERPANLSMLNAGRGNPNFLATVPRYGFWQLGLFAMRESERSFAYLPEGVGGFPKREGLAERFELFLRENKGSPGISFLAGCVSYVRDQLGLSGTDFLYEMCEGILASNYPVPDRMLKLSEVIVGQYLRREMIGKYPFVGEFDIFAVEGGTAAMTYIFNTMKQNHLIKAGDTIALGRPIFTPYIEIPTLNDYELNVVNLDADVENNWQYSNAELDKLRDPKVKAFFLVNPSNPPSVRISDESLEYIAQIVKERPDLILLTDDVYGTFADDFVSLFALAPKNTILVYSYSKYFGATGWRLGTIATHKDNILDKLISELPKDTKKILHKRYESITTEPDKLKFIDRLVADSRTVALNHTAGLSTPQQVQMVLFSLFSLMDTPDAYKNALKRLIRSRKRALYEEIGIAFDEKDANQVDYYTILDMEYFGERAYGREFVDWLLKNTEASEMLFRLATEARVVLLPGMGFGTKHPSGRVSLANLNESDYRKIGRAIRKLTDDYVERYRKETGKNLVRKEVK, translated from the coding sequence ATGGCAAAGGACAAGGGCAACGATAAAGCTGCGCTGCAAGCACTCAGTCCGTTCGAACTGAAGGACGAGCTGATCAAGGCGGCCGGCGGCGGCGCCGTCGAGCGCCCGGCCAATCTCTCGATGCTCAACGCGGGCCGCGGCAATCCGAACTTTCTCGCGACCGTTCCGCGCTACGGCTTCTGGCAACTCGGCCTCTTCGCGATGCGCGAGTCGGAGCGTTCGTTCGCGTATCTGCCCGAGGGCGTCGGCGGCTTTCCGAAACGCGAAGGGCTCGCCGAGCGATTCGAACTTTTCCTGCGCGAGAACAAGGGGTCGCCGGGCATTTCGTTTCTCGCGGGCTGCGTGTCATACGTGCGCGATCAGCTGGGTCTGTCGGGCACCGACTTCCTCTATGAGATGTGCGAAGGCATTCTCGCGTCGAATTACCCGGTGCCCGACCGCATGCTGAAGCTGTCGGAAGTGATCGTCGGGCAATATTTGCGGCGCGAGATGATCGGCAAGTATCCGTTCGTCGGCGAGTTCGACATCTTCGCCGTCGAAGGCGGCACGGCCGCGATGACGTACATCTTCAACACGATGAAGCAGAACCATCTGATCAAGGCTGGCGACACGATCGCGCTTGGCCGGCCGATCTTCACGCCGTACATCGAGATTCCGACGCTCAACGACTACGAACTGAACGTCGTCAATCTGGATGCCGACGTCGAGAATAACTGGCAGTACTCGAATGCGGAACTCGACAAACTGCGCGATCCTAAAGTGAAGGCGTTCTTCCTCGTGAATCCGAGCAATCCGCCGTCGGTGCGGATTAGCGACGAGAGCCTCGAATACATCGCGCAGATCGTCAAGGAGCGCCCGGACCTGATCCTGCTGACGGACGACGTGTACGGCACCTTCGCCGACGACTTCGTGTCGCTGTTCGCGCTCGCGCCGAAGAACACGATTCTTGTGTACTCGTATTCGAAGTATTTCGGCGCGACGGGCTGGCGTCTCGGCACGATCGCGACGCACAAGGACAACATTCTCGACAAGCTGATTTCCGAGCTGCCGAAGGACACGAAGAAGATCCTGCACAAGCGCTACGAGTCGATCACGACGGAGCCGGACAAGCTCAAGTTCATCGACCGGCTGGTTGCCGACAGCCGCACCGTCGCGCTGAATCACACGGCGGGGCTGTCGACGCCGCAGCAGGTGCAGATGGTGCTGTTCTCGCTGTTTTCTCTGATGGACACGCCGGACGCCTACAAGAATGCGCTCAAGCGCCTGATCCGCAGCCGCAAGCGCGCGCTCTACGAAGAGATCGGCATTGCCTTCGACGAGAAGGACGCGAACCAGGTCGACTACTACACGATCCTCGACATGGAGTACTTCGGCGAGCGCGCATATGGCCGCGAGTTCGTCGACTGGCTGCTGAAGAACACCGAGGCGTCGGAGATGCTGTTCCGTCTCGCGACCGAGGCGCGCGTCGTGCTGCTGCCGGGCATGGGCTTTGGGACGAAGCATCCGTCGGGACGCGTGTCGCTGGCGAATCTCAACGAATCCGACTATCGCAAGATCGGGCGCGCGATACGCAAGCTGACGGATGATTATGTCGAACGCTATCGCAAGGAGACGGGCAAGAACCTCGTGCGCAAAGAGGTTAAATGA